In Paenibacillus phoenicis, one genomic interval encodes:
- a CDS encoding phosphodiester glycosidase family protein, with the protein MNKTSIFYRAFAKRLLLLGLALVCLISGGISWASAPAPASAAGTATAAPAKNVVLLDASSGHAFVPSRALNGLNGIQVQWDAARQQLTIAQGEATSAILKVGSAKAEVNGEPTTLADAPFTQAGATYVPLQFVSATFNLPAEWDKTAGSVTLGQGDARLTLPYTSRSALTSAGASKAIVSARKTFKVGGRSFSTQMVTISLMDPKVRLKVALAGDAVGKVEELSSLAKRHKAVVAINGTFFNAYTDNAYKAPYGYIVSGGELKMKASGDKRTIFTYDSNLLARLIPGDDFNDAFNAGTMEGALQAGPRLVVNGKVAVDVKAEGFKDPKMLTGGGARSALGLTRDHKLILLTTGGATIPQLAEIMKQAGAYQAMNLDGGASSGLYYNGKYLTQPGRKISNALIVTYQ; encoded by the coding sequence ATGAACAAAACGAGCATATTCTATCGCGCCTTTGCGAAACGCCTGCTGCTTCTAGGGCTCGCCCTGGTCTGCCTCATCTCCGGCGGCATCAGTTGGGCCTCTGCCCCCGCTCCCGCCTCCGCCGCAGGCACGGCGACGGCGGCGCCTGCCAAAAACGTCGTCCTGCTGGACGCTTCCAGCGGACATGCCTTTGTGCCCAGCCGGGCCTTAAACGGACTGAACGGTATCCAGGTTCAGTGGGATGCAGCCCGGCAGCAGTTGACGATCGCGCAGGGCGAAGCCACGTCCGCGATCCTGAAGGTCGGCTCCGCCAAGGCCGAGGTTAACGGCGAGCCGACCACCCTAGCCGACGCGCCGTTCACCCAGGCCGGCGCGACCTACGTGCCGCTGCAATTCGTCAGCGCCACGTTCAATTTGCCGGCGGAATGGGACAAAACCGCCGGCTCAGTTACCCTGGGTCAAGGCGATGCCCGCTTGACCCTGCCGTATACAAGCCGCAGCGCGCTCACCAGCGCCGGCGCCTCAAAAGCGATCGTCAGCGCGCGCAAGACGTTTAAAGTGGGCGGACGTTCCTTCTCCACGCAGATGGTCACCATCTCGTTGATGGATCCCAAAGTCCGCCTGAAGGTGGCGCTCGCTGGCGACGCGGTCGGCAAGGTCGAGGAACTGAGCAGCCTCGCCAAGCGCCATAAGGCTGTCGTTGCCATCAACGGCACGTTCTTCAACGCTTATACAGATAACGCCTACAAAGCTCCTTACGGCTATATAGTCAGCGGCGGCGAGTTGAAGATGAAAGCTTCCGGCGACAAGCGCACCATCTTCACCTATGACTCCAACCTGCTGGCGCGGTTGATCCCCGGCGATGACTTCAACGATGCCTTTAACGCAGGCACGATGGAGGGAGCGCTTCAAGCCGGGCCGCGCCTTGTGGTCAATGGCAAAGTAGCCGTTGACGTCAAAGCGGAGGGCTTCAAGGACCCGAAAATGCTCACCGGCGGCGGTGCCCGCAGCGCCTTGGGCCTCACGCGCGACCATAAGCTGATCCTGCTGACCACCGGCGGCGCCACGATTCCGCAGCTCGCGGAAATCATGAAGCAAGCCGGCGCGTACCAAGCGATGAACCTCGACGGCGGCGCCTCCAGCGGCCTGTATTATAACGGGAAATACCTGACCCAACCGGGCCGCAAAATCAGCAATGCGCTGATCGTCACCTACCAATAA